One stretch of Microbacterium terrae DNA includes these proteins:
- a CDS encoding acyl-CoA dehydrogenase family protein — translation MTDAVVRTKKPATSKRTPAGGAPTAAHSAAEASDPRIDIAAVTDLLLGTWAETRREAREMIKDPAFWRIEGQPMADHRERVLTQLHLLVEHGGSRRAFPEEYGGLNDNGANLAGFMELVLADPSLQIKSGVQWGLFGSAVYQLGTKTHHDKWLPGIIDLSIPGAFAMTETGHGSDVAAIGTTATYDADAEEFVIHTPFRGAWKDYLGNAALHGKAATVFAQLITGGVNYGVHCFYVPLRDDAGEFLPGIGGEDDGVKGGLNGIDNGRLHFDQVRIPRENLLNRYGDVAADGTYSSDIPSPGRRFFTMLGALVQGRVSLDGAATSGTALALYIALTYAGQRRQFDSGAGSDEVTLLDYGKHQRRLLPLLAQNYAQWFSNDELLRKFDGVFSGRTDSPEEREDLETLAAALKPLSTWNALSTIQETREACGGSGFLAENRMVGLHQDLDVYVTFEGDNNILLQLVGKRLLSDYATQFRGADAAKLAKFAVGQTAGKVFHGAGLRQLGQTVTDFGSTARSVELGLRADQQHELLAGRVQQMISDIAAALRPASRLSPADAAALFNSHQAELIEAARAHGELLQWEAFSDGVAAIADDGTKQVLTWLRDLFGMHLIEKHLAWYLINGRLSAQRAASVGRYIDRLAARLRPHAQDLVDAYGFAPEHVRAPIASGAEKARQDEARAHYAALAASGDAPVSEKSLKKKR, via the coding sequence ATGACCGACGCCGTCGTCCGCACGAAGAAGCCCGCCACGAGCAAGCGCACGCCCGCCGGCGGAGCGCCCACCGCCGCGCACTCCGCCGCCGAGGCATCCGACCCCCGCATCGACATCGCGGCGGTGACCGACCTGCTGCTGGGCACCTGGGCCGAGACCCGCCGCGAGGCGCGCGAGATGATCAAGGACCCCGCGTTCTGGCGCATCGAGGGTCAGCCGATGGCCGACCACCGTGAGCGCGTCCTCACGCAGCTGCACCTGCTGGTGGAGCACGGCGGCTCGCGCCGCGCGTTCCCCGAGGAGTACGGCGGGCTGAACGACAACGGCGCCAACCTCGCCGGCTTCATGGAGCTCGTGCTCGCCGACCCGAGCCTGCAGATCAAGTCGGGCGTGCAGTGGGGCCTGTTCGGGTCGGCGGTGTACCAGCTCGGCACGAAGACCCACCACGACAAGTGGCTGCCCGGCATCATCGACCTGTCGATCCCGGGTGCCTTCGCGATGACCGAGACCGGACACGGATCGGATGTCGCCGCCATCGGCACGACCGCGACGTATGACGCCGACGCCGAGGAGTTCGTCATCCACACGCCGTTCCGCGGTGCGTGGAAGGACTACCTCGGCAACGCCGCCCTGCACGGCAAGGCCGCGACGGTGTTCGCGCAGCTGATCACGGGGGGCGTGAACTACGGCGTGCACTGCTTCTACGTGCCGCTGCGCGACGACGCGGGCGAGTTCCTCCCCGGCATCGGCGGCGAGGACGACGGCGTCAAGGGCGGCCTCAACGGCATCGACAACGGCCGGCTGCACTTCGATCAGGTGCGCATCCCGCGCGAGAACCTGCTCAACCGGTACGGCGACGTCGCCGCCGACGGCACCTACTCGAGCGACATTCCGAGCCCCGGGCGCCGCTTCTTCACCATGCTCGGCGCGCTCGTGCAGGGTCGCGTGTCACTCGACGGCGCCGCCACCAGCGGCACCGCGCTCGCGCTGTACATCGCCCTCACCTACGCGGGCCAGCGGCGCCAGTTCGACTCGGGCGCCGGAAGCGACGAGGTCACCCTCCTCGACTACGGCAAGCACCAGCGCCGGCTGCTGCCGCTGCTCGCCCAGAACTACGCGCAGTGGTTCTCCAACGACGAGCTGCTGCGCAAGTTCGACGGCGTCTTCTCCGGCCGCACCGACAGCCCCGAGGAGCGCGAAGACCTCGAGACGCTCGCCGCTGCCCTGAAGCCGCTGTCGACCTGGAACGCGCTCAGCACGATCCAGGAGACCCGCGAGGCCTGCGGCGGCTCGGGCTTCCTGGCCGAGAACCGCATGGTGGGCCTGCACCAGGACCTCGACGTGTACGTCACCTTCGAGGGCGACAACAACATCCTGCTGCAGCTGGTCGGCAAGCGCCTGCTGTCGGACTACGCCACGCAGTTCCGGGGGGCGGATGCCGCGAAGCTGGCGAAGTTCGCCGTCGGGCAGACCGCGGGCAAGGTCTTCCACGGAGCGGGCCTGCGCCAGCTCGGCCAGACCGTGACCGACTTCGGCTCGACCGCCCGCTCGGTCGAGCTCGGGCTGCGCGCCGATCAGCAGCACGAGCTGCTCGCCGGCCGCGTGCAGCAGATGATCTCCGACATCGCCGCGGCCCTGCGCCCGGCATCCCGGCTGTCGCCCGCTGATGCGGCTGCGCTCTTCAACAGCCACCAGGCCGAGCTCATCGAGGCGGCCCGCGCCCACGGCGAGCTGCTGCAGTGGGAGGCGTTCTCCGACGGCGTGGCCGCGATCGCCGACGACGGCACCAAGCAGGTGCTCACGTGGCTGCGCGACCTGTTCGGGATGCACCTCATCGAGAAGCACCTCGCCTGGTACCTCATCAACGGCCGGCTCTCGGCGCAGCGCGCGGCATCCGTCGGGCGCTACATCGACCGCCTCGCCGCCCGGCTGCGCCCCCACGCGCAGGACCTCGTCGACGCCTACGGGTTCGCGCCCGAGCATGTGCGCGCCCCGATCGCGTCCGGCGCGGAGAAGGCCCGGCAGGACGAGGCGCGCGCCCACTACGCCGCCCTCGCAGCCTCGGGCGACGCCCCGGTCTCGGAGAAGAGCCTGAAGAAGAAGCGCTGA
- a CDS encoding ATP-binding cassette domain-containing protein: MADASESHVADSHELIRVVGARENNLKNVDVDIPKRRLTVFTGVSGSGKSSLVFATIANESQRLINETYPTFVQQFMGQLNRPEVDALENISPAIVVDQERMGANARSTVGTATDAHAMLRLLFSRLGQPHVGSPQAFSFNVPSVSGAGAVTLEKGGKKVKERRSFEITGGMCARCEGLGEVSDVDLDELYDKTKSLADGAITVPGYNTDGWMVKGFTESGFVDPAKPIEDYTDQERADFLYKEPTKVKINGINMTYEGLVPKITKSFLQKDREALQPHIRAFVDRAVKFLPCPDCGGTRLNDGARSSKIGGISIADAAAMQISDLDAWLATVDAVEVGPLMQSIRALVASFIEIGLGYLSLDRASGTLSGGEAQRTKMIRHLGSSLTDITYVFDEPTAGLHPHDIERMNRLLTQLRDKGNTVLVVEHKPEVIAIADHVVDLGPGAGRAGGTVQFEGDVVGLRASDTLTGRHLDHRAQLKAGTRASTGALEIRGATQHNLTGVDVDIPLGVLTVVTGVAGSGKSSLIHGNVPAFDDVVVVDQSAIKGSRRSSPATYTGVLDAIRTAFAKANGVKPGLFSANSEGACPACKGLGVIITNLGFTQSVETLCELCEGSGFSDEVLEYTLDGKNIAEVLAMSAAEASEFITKGPAHATLLRMVDVGLGYITLGQALNTLSGGERQRLKLAISMAKKGAVYVLDEPTTGLHLADVDNMLGMLDRLVDAGNTVIVIEHHQAVMAHADWIIDLGPGAGHDGGRIVFEGTPADLVASADTLTARHLKQYVGA; this comes from the coding sequence ATGGCCGATGCATCCGAATCCCACGTCGCCGACTCGCACGAGCTCATCCGGGTCGTGGGGGCACGCGAGAACAACCTCAAGAACGTCGACGTCGACATCCCGAAGCGCCGGCTCACGGTGTTCACCGGGGTGAGCGGCTCGGGCAAGTCGTCGCTCGTCTTCGCCACGATCGCGAACGAGTCGCAGCGGCTCATCAACGAGACCTACCCCACCTTCGTGCAGCAATTCATGGGGCAGCTGAACCGCCCCGAGGTCGATGCCCTCGAGAACATCAGCCCCGCGATCGTGGTCGACCAGGAGCGCATGGGGGCGAACGCCCGCTCGACCGTCGGCACCGCCACCGACGCGCACGCGATGCTGCGGCTTCTCTTCAGCCGACTCGGTCAGCCGCACGTCGGCTCGCCGCAGGCGTTCTCGTTCAACGTGCCCTCGGTCAGCGGCGCGGGCGCGGTCACCCTCGAGAAGGGCGGCAAGAAGGTCAAGGAGCGCCGCTCGTTCGAGATCACCGGCGGCATGTGCGCGCGCTGTGAGGGTCTCGGCGAGGTGAGCGACGTCGATCTCGACGAGCTGTACGACAAGACGAAGTCGCTCGCCGACGGCGCGATCACGGTGCCCGGATACAACACCGACGGCTGGATGGTGAAGGGGTTCACCGAGTCGGGGTTCGTCGACCCGGCCAAGCCCATCGAGGACTACACCGACCAGGAGCGCGCCGACTTCCTCTACAAGGAGCCGACGAAGGTCAAGATCAACGGCATCAACATGACCTACGAGGGTCTCGTGCCCAAGATCACCAAGTCGTTCCTGCAGAAGGACCGCGAGGCGCTGCAGCCGCACATCCGGGCGTTCGTCGACCGCGCGGTGAAGTTCCTGCCCTGCCCCGACTGCGGCGGCACGCGCCTCAACGACGGCGCACGCTCATCGAAGATCGGCGGGATCAGCATCGCGGATGCCGCGGCCATGCAGATCTCCGACCTCGACGCCTGGCTCGCCACGGTCGACGCCGTCGAGGTGGGGCCGCTGATGCAGAGCATCCGCGCGCTGGTCGCGTCGTTCATCGAGATCGGGCTCGGCTACCTCTCCCTCGATCGCGCGTCGGGCACGCTGTCGGGCGGCGAAGCGCAGCGCACCAAGATGATCCGCCACCTCGGCTCGAGCCTCACCGACATCACGTACGTCTTCGACGAGCCGACCGCGGGGCTCCACCCGCACGACATCGAGCGCATGAACCGGCTGCTCACCCAGCTGCGCGACAAGGGCAACACCGTGCTCGTCGTCGAGCACAAGCCCGAGGTGATCGCGATCGCCGACCACGTCGTCGACCTCGGCCCGGGCGCCGGTCGCGCCGGCGGCACCGTGCAGTTCGAGGGCGATGTCGTGGGACTGCGCGCATCCGACACCCTCACCGGCCGCCACCTCGACCATCGCGCGCAGCTGAAGGCCGGCACGCGCGCGTCGACCGGAGCGCTCGAGATCCGCGGGGCGACGCAGCACAACCTCACCGGCGTCGACGTCGACATCCCGCTCGGCGTGCTCACGGTGGTCACGGGTGTGGCGGGATCGGGCAAGTCGTCGCTCATCCACGGCAACGTGCCCGCGTTCGACGACGTGGTGGTCGTCGACCAGTCGGCGATCAAGGGGTCGAGACGGTCGAGCCCCGCCACCTACACGGGCGTGCTCGACGCCATCCGCACCGCGTTCGCGAAGGCGAACGGCGTCAAGCCGGGCCTGTTCAGCGCGAACTCCGAGGGCGCCTGCCCCGCCTGCAAGGGTCTCGGCGTGATCATCACGAACCTCGGCTTCACGCAGTCGGTCGAGACCCTGTGCGAGCTGTGCGAGGGATCGGGCTTCAGCGACGAGGTGCTCGAGTACACCCTCGACGGCAAGAACATCGCCGAAGTGCTCGCGATGTCGGCGGCCGAGGCATCCGAATTCATCACCAAGGGTCCGGCGCACGCGACCCTGCTGCGCATGGTCGACGTCGGCCTCGGCTACATCACGCTCGGGCAGGCGCTCAACACCCTCTCGGGCGGCGAGCGTCAGCGCCTGAAGCTGGCGATCTCGATGGCGAAGAAGGGTGCGGTCTACGTGCTCGACGAGCCCACGACGGGTCTGCACCTCGCCGACGTCGACAACATGCTCGGGATGCTCGACCGCCTGGTCGACGCAGGCAACACCGTCATCGTCATCGAGCACCACCAGGCGGTGATGGCGCATGCCGACTGGATCATCGACCTCGGCCCCGGCGCCGGGCACGACGGCGGCCGGATCGTATTCGAGGGCACGCCCGCCGACCTCGTCGCGTCGGCCGACACCCTCACCGCGCGGCACCTGAAGCAGTACGTCGGCGCCTGA
- a CDS encoding LLM class flavin-dependent oxidoreductase → MDYGHPLEFGAFLTPAAANPEGPVLLSQVAEASGLDLVTFQDHPYQPAFLDTWTLMTFVAARTESIRIAPNVLNVPLRPPAVIARSAASLDLLSGGRFALGLGAGGFWDAIEAMGAPRLTPGQAVTALGEAIDVIRELWDTSERRGAFTDGTHHRVHGAKRGPRPAHDLPIWIGAYKPRMLALTGRQGDGWLPSLGYMQPGDLAKGNAAIDTAAEGAGRDAREIRRLLNIGQLAADPGEFAERLAALALDDGIGTFILASDDPGTLQLFGEEVAPAVRDQVARERAARGTTAAATRSLAALAARRAGIAYNDVPAGLTAIEPGDFGYADVRATYMRGGAPGIVLQPDSAQQVAEAVAFARRHPEHDLAVRSGGHGISGRSTNDGGIVIDLRRLNAIEVLDEERRLVRIGPGARWMEVAAALAEHGWALSSGDYGGVGVGGLATAGGIGFLAREHGLTIDHLRAAEIVLADGSIVRADATTHADLFWAVRGAGGNVGIVTAFEFEVDEVGEVGWAQLAFQVDDVPAFLEGYGRVVEEADRDLTVFLLAGAPRPGQPQIVQLYGVIDSDDPDTIIERLQPFAELAPLVQQQVQLAPYARVMANADLGPQHGAGEPHSRSALIEHITPAFAEAAARMLESGAVPFFQLRAVGGAVADVAEDATAYAHRSANFSVVALGSHPDRLDAQWQSLAEHTTGMYLSFDSSLRPERIAEAFPPATLERLRAIKAQYDPTSLFRDNFAIAPAAV, encoded by the coding sequence GTGGACTACGGACATCCCCTCGAATTCGGCGCTTTCCTCACCCCCGCGGCCGCGAACCCCGAGGGCCCCGTCCTGCTGAGCCAGGTGGCCGAGGCATCCGGTCTCGACCTCGTCACCTTCCAGGACCACCCGTACCAGCCCGCGTTCCTCGACACGTGGACGCTCATGACGTTCGTCGCGGCGCGCACTGAGAGCATCCGCATCGCCCCGAACGTGCTCAACGTGCCGCTGCGCCCGCCGGCGGTCATCGCCCGCTCGGCGGCCAGCCTCGATCTGCTCTCGGGCGGCAGGTTCGCCCTCGGTCTCGGCGCCGGCGGCTTCTGGGACGCCATCGAGGCGATGGGTGCGCCCCGGCTCACCCCGGGGCAGGCGGTGACCGCCCTCGGCGAGGCGATCGACGTGATCCGCGAGCTGTGGGACACGAGCGAGCGCCGCGGCGCGTTCACCGACGGCACGCATCACCGCGTGCACGGCGCCAAGCGCGGGCCACGCCCCGCGCACGACCTCCCGATCTGGATCGGCGCCTACAAGCCGCGCATGCTCGCCCTCACCGGCCGCCAGGGCGACGGCTGGCTGCCCTCGCTCGGATACATGCAGCCGGGAGACCTCGCGAAGGGCAACGCGGCGATCGACACTGCGGCCGAGGGCGCGGGGCGCGACGCGCGCGAGATCCGCCGCCTCCTCAACATCGGGCAGCTCGCCGCCGATCCGGGCGAGTTCGCCGAACGGCTCGCCGCACTCGCCCTCGACGACGGCATCGGCACGTTCATCCTGGCGTCCGACGACCCGGGCACCCTCCAGCTCTTCGGCGAGGAGGTCGCACCCGCGGTGCGCGATCAGGTGGCGCGCGAGCGCGCGGCTCGGGGGACGACGGCGGCAGCGACCCGCTCGCTGGCCGCGCTCGCCGCGCGCCGCGCCGGGATCGCGTACAACGACGTGCCCGCCGGGCTCACGGCCATCGAACCCGGCGACTTCGGGTACGCCGACGTCCGCGCCACCTACATGCGCGGCGGCGCGCCGGGCATCGTGCTGCAGCCCGACTCGGCGCAGCAGGTCGCCGAGGCCGTCGCCTTCGCGCGGCGGCATCCGGAGCACGACCTCGCCGTCCGCAGCGGCGGCCACGGCATCAGCGGCCGCAGCACGAACGACGGCGGCATCGTGATCGACCTGCGCCGACTCAACGCGATCGAGGTGCTCGACGAGGAGCGGCGCCTCGTGCGCATCGGCCCGGGCGCCCGCTGGATGGAGGTCGCCGCGGCACTCGCCGAGCACGGCTGGGCGCTGAGCTCGGGCGACTACGGCGGCGTCGGAGTGGGCGGCCTCGCCACGGCCGGCGGCATCGGCTTCCTCGCGCGGGAGCACGGGCTGACGATCGACCACCTGCGCGCCGCCGAGATCGTGCTCGCCGACGGGAGCATCGTGCGGGCGGATGCCACGACCCACGCCGATCTGTTCTGGGCGGTGCGCGGCGCCGGCGGCAACGTCGGCATCGTGACCGCGTTCGAGTTCGAGGTCGATGAGGTCGGCGAGGTCGGCTGGGCGCAGCTGGCGTTCCAGGTCGACGACGTGCCCGCGTTCCTCGAGGGGTACGGACGCGTCGTCGAGGAGGCCGATCGCGACCTCACCGTGTTCCTCCTCGCTGGGGCGCCGCGGCCCGGGCAGCCGCAGATCGTGCAGCTCTACGGCGTGATCGACTCCGACGATCCCGACACCATCATCGAGCGACTGCAGCCGTTCGCCGAGCTGGCACCGCTCGTGCAGCAGCAGGTGCAGCTGGCGCCGTACGCCCGGGTGATGGCGAACGCCGACCTCGGACCCCAGCACGGCGCGGGCGAGCCGCACTCGCGCTCGGCCCTGATCGAGCACATCACTCCGGCGTTCGCCGAGGCGGCGGCGAGGATGCTCGAATCCGGCGCCGTGCCGTTCTTCCAGCTGCGCGCCGTCGGCGGCGCGGTCGCCGATGTAGCCGAGGATGCCACCGCCTACGCGCACCGCTCGGCGAACTTCTCGGTCGTCGCCCTCGGGTCGCACCCCGACCGCCTCGACGCGCAGTGGCAGAGCCTCGCCGAGCACACGACGGGGATGTACCTGAGCTTCGACTCGTCGCTGCGCCCCGAGCGCATCGCCGAGGCGTTCCCGCCCGCGACGCTCGAGCGGCTGCGCGCGATCAAGGCGCAGTACGACCCGACCAGCCTGTTCCGCGACAACTTCGCGATCGCGCCGGCCGCGGTCTGA
- a CDS encoding multicopper oxidase domain-containing protein, which produces MTASVAQIVALTLGVASAALWATVATSSRPVRSPAWWAPALGAMVAVAGGIAATAALWTHHWSFAADRVVLAAPLALGGAVWFAISGIADLRVDARRRASASTRLSAWTGVVAAAMGLLGAFVIGAPFSGWTAAAAWALSLGAIAIIALVVVRPASRRPFAVVSAGVAGVLVVSVAFTALGAAGPDPIHTAAHGHEAVTGEDPVQGFPGTDPVSVTQLREERTEAADVRVELDARAGTYELPSGDSVTAWTFGELGGRLIEATQGDLVEVVLNNRDIAEGVTLHWHGYAVPNGDDGVAGVTQDAVAPGDSFTSRFVADQPGTYWYHTHQAASTGVVKGLYGMFVVHPDDGAAPPDLDLAVPLHTFAGRLVMGATDEVATHVVAPGAEVRVRLANTDQVTRAVAVSGTAFRVLAIDGSEIADPGDLDAESVSIPAGGRVDIGFRMPSTGARIDDTGSRSARLSFVTADGAAEPARVAPTASFDPLRYGSAPLPDWADGPFDVDRTIVLDRLPRFTANGPAYAYTIDGAVFPQIEPTVVREGDIVALTIVNRGYETHPMHPHGHRALVLEVDGKAPEGALWVDSFAVGPGQVWRIALVADNPGIWMDHCHNLEHAALGMVSHLAYEGVVSPFDHGGDTGNSPE; this is translated from the coding sequence ATGACGGCCTCCGTCGCCCAGATCGTCGCGCTCACGCTGGGGGTGGCGAGCGCAGCGCTCTGGGCGACGGTGGCGACCTCGTCGCGACCGGTCCGCTCACCCGCGTGGTGGGCGCCGGCCTTGGGCGCGATGGTCGCCGTCGCCGGCGGCATCGCCGCCACGGCGGCCCTCTGGACGCATCACTGGTCGTTCGCCGCCGACCGTGTGGTGCTCGCGGCTCCTCTGGCTCTCGGAGGCGCCGTCTGGTTCGCGATTTCGGGTATCGCGGACCTGCGGGTGGATGCCCGCCGGCGAGCATCGGCATCCACCCGCCTCTCCGCCTGGACGGGCGTCGTCGCCGCGGCGATGGGCCTGCTCGGAGCCTTCGTGATCGGCGCGCCGTTCTCGGGGTGGACCGCGGCCGCCGCGTGGGCGCTCTCACTCGGAGCCATCGCGATCATCGCGCTCGTCGTGGTGCGCCCCGCGTCGCGCCGTCCGTTCGCCGTCGTGTCCGCCGGCGTCGCCGGCGTGCTGGTCGTGTCGGTCGCGTTCACCGCCCTCGGCGCCGCGGGTCCCGACCCCATCCACACCGCAGCCCACGGCCATGAGGCTGTCACGGGGGAGGATCCGGTGCAGGGGTTCCCCGGAACCGACCCGGTGTCGGTGACGCAGCTCCGCGAAGAACGCACCGAGGCGGCCGACGTCAGGGTGGAGCTCGACGCCCGCGCCGGGACGTACGAGCTGCCCTCAGGAGACAGCGTGACCGCGTGGACGTTCGGCGAGCTCGGCGGCCGGCTGATCGAAGCCACGCAGGGCGACCTCGTCGAGGTGGTGCTGAACAACCGCGACATCGCCGAGGGCGTCACCCTGCACTGGCACGGGTACGCGGTGCCCAACGGCGACGACGGCGTCGCCGGAGTGACCCAGGATGCCGTCGCCCCCGGCGACTCGTTCACCTCCCGCTTCGTCGCCGATCAGCCCGGCACCTACTGGTACCACACGCACCAGGCCGCATCCACGGGCGTGGTGAAAGGGCTGTACGGCATGTTCGTCGTGCATCCGGACGACGGTGCCGCCCCGCCCGACCTCGATCTGGCGGTGCCGCTGCACACCTTCGCCGGCCGGCTCGTGATGGGGGCGACCGACGAGGTGGCGACCCATGTCGTGGCACCGGGAGCCGAGGTGCGCGTGCGCCTGGCGAACACCGACCAGGTGACCCGTGCCGTCGCGGTGAGCGGAACGGCGTTCCGGGTGCTGGCGATCGACGGGTCGGAGATCGCCGATCCCGGCGACCTCGACGCGGAGTCGGTGTCGATCCCCGCGGGCGGTCGCGTCGACATCGGATTCAGGATGCCGTCGACCGGTGCCCGGATCGATGACACCGGTTCGCGGTCGGCCCGCCTCTCGTTCGTGACCGCCGACGGCGCCGCCGAGCCCGCACGGGTCGCGCCGACGGCATCCTTCGATCCACTCCGTTACGGGAGCGCGCCGCTCCCCGACTGGGCGGATGGCCCGTTCGACGTCGATCGCACGATCGTGCTCGACCGGCTGCCGCGCTTCACCGCGAACGGCCCCGCGTACGCGTACACGATCGACGGGGCGGTCTTCCCGCAGATCGAGCCGACCGTCGTGCGTGAGGGCGACATCGTCGCGCTCACCATCGTCAACCGCGGGTACGAGACCCACCCCATGCACCCGCACGGGCACCGCGCGCTCGTGCTCGAAGTCGACGGGAAGGCGCCCGAGGGAGCGCTGTGGGTCGACTCGTTCGCCGTGGGGCCGGGGCAGGTGTGGCGGATCGCGCTGGTCGCCGACAACCCCGGAATCTGGATGGATCACTGCCACAACCTCGAGCACGCCGCGCTCGGCATGGTCTCGCACCTCGCATACGAGGGCGTCGTCTCGCCGTTCGACCACGGCGGCGACACCGGCAACTCGCCCGAGTAG
- a CDS encoding DUF6220 domain-containing protein yields MRKVFFVVSILAVASVVLQFYFAGLGVFSHPEDELFIVHAMNGRMVLPILFLLSIITAAIARAGKKTIWLTVLAFGLLILQTLIFIITGLIFGVGPESAEIPLAATMTVSLHALNGVAILFVTGLIIRRAFVLAFRTPKREKASAPAGDAATDAAATDAAATDAAAPDAAQTAPAAQPAP; encoded by the coding sequence ATGCGCAAGGTGTTCTTCGTCGTCAGCATCCTCGCGGTTGCGAGCGTCGTCCTGCAGTTCTACTTCGCGGGGCTGGGTGTGTTCAGCCATCCCGAGGACGAACTGTTCATCGTCCACGCGATGAACGGCCGGATGGTGCTCCCGATCCTCTTCCTCCTCTCCATCATCACGGCGGCGATCGCCCGGGCAGGCAAGAAGACGATCTGGCTCACGGTGCTCGCCTTCGGCCTGCTCATCCTGCAGACGCTGATCTTCATCATCACGGGGCTCATCTTCGGCGTCGGACCCGAGTCGGCCGAGATCCCGCTCGCCGCGACGATGACCGTGAGTCTGCACGCCCTCAACGGTGTGGCGATCCTCTTCGTCACGGGGCTGATCATCCGCCGCGCGTTCGTGCTCGCCTTCCGCACGCCGAAGCGGGAGAAGGCGTCGGCACCTGCCGGTGACGCTGCGACGGATGCCGCTGCGACGGATGCCGCTGCGACGGATGCCGCGGCGCCGGACGCCGCGCAGACGGCGCCCGCGGCCCAGCCCGCGCCCTGA
- a CDS encoding DNA-3-methyladenine glycosylase I: protein MTLDVRTGPDGLDRCAWVGDDTEYGRYHDEEWGRPLHGDRALFEKMCLEGFQAGLSWITILRKRPRFREVFAGFEPAAIAAFGDDDIARLMADAGIIRNRLKIEATISNARLMLDLEPGELDAFLWSFAPASRARPSSFAEVPATTAESDAMSKALKKRGFRFVGSTTMYALMQSAGMVDDHVDGCWRAV, encoded by the coding sequence GTGACCCTCGACGTGCGCACCGGCCCCGACGGACTCGACCGCTGCGCGTGGGTGGGCGACGACACGGAGTACGGCCGCTATCACGACGAGGAGTGGGGGCGGCCGCTCCACGGCGACCGCGCGCTCTTCGAGAAGATGTGCCTCGAGGGGTTCCAGGCGGGGCTCAGCTGGATCACGATCCTGCGCAAGCGCCCCCGCTTCCGCGAGGTGTTCGCCGGCTTCGAGCCTGCGGCGATCGCCGCGTTCGGCGACGACGACATCGCGCGTCTCATGGCCGACGCGGGCATCATCCGCAATCGGCTCAAGATCGAGGCGACGATCTCGAACGCACGGCTGATGCTCGACCTCGAGCCGGGCGAGCTCGACGCCTTCCTGTGGTCGTTCGCGCCGGCATCCCGCGCCCGGCCGTCCTCGTTCGCCGAGGTGCCCGCGACGACCGCCGAGTCCGACGCGATGAGCAAGGCGCTCAAGAAGCGCGGCTTCCGCTTCGTCGGGTCGACCACGATGTATGCGCTGATGCAGTCCGCGGGCATGGTCGACGATCACGTCGACGGATGCTGGCGCGCGGTGTAG